The genomic window GAAGATGAGGACGGGGAGATCGCGGGACTCGATGATGCCGATTAGCATCGTATTGACCTGTGTGATCGGGTCCTCCGCGCTGTCTAGCACGTAGATGACGCCGTCGACGTCCTCCCGCAGCCAGTGCATCGCTTCGGCAACACCTTCGGTCGCTTCGCGGGAGCGTCGAATGGCGTCGTCTTTCTCCATCTCATCGGTGAACTCTTCGTAGTCGACCTTCGTCGTCACACCCGGTGTGTCGACGATGTCGATGGTCACCGTCTTCCCGTTCCGTTCGATCTCGACGTTTTCTTTTCTGCGTGCGCGACGCGTCTCGTGAGGGACGTGGCTCTCC from Natrinema versiforme includes these protein-coding regions:
- a CDS encoding Era-like GTP-binding protein, producing the protein MGLFTELKDSISRATDRLFSEQEPKRIGIYGPPNAGKTTLANRIARDWTGDAVGAESHVPHETRRARRKENVEIERNGKTVTIDIVDTPGVTTKVDYEEFTDEMEKDDAIRRSREATEGVAEAMHWLREDVDGVIYVLDSAEDPITQVNTMLIGIIESRDLPVLIFANKIDLDESSVKRIEDAFPQHKTVPLSAKEGENMDEVYDNIAEYFG